From a single Nakaseomyces glabratus chromosome F, complete sequence genomic region:
- the EPA16 gene encoding EPA16 (CAGL0F00077g~Putative adhesin-like cell wall protein (adhesin cluster I); predicted GPI-anchor), which yields MLTKSFIYIMKYLLINCLLFMIVYAENSASLSLTEGILYSNDATNFPLGCASSVPTTRKGLSMEIYSYDHRKKGSSPCWDAAYLDPNYPRTGYKTHRLISKVDGVTGNISFQFHAAKSCKSELGYLPPAYNYTKPLTLTNFTMLLYGYFKPKITGYHTFSIKADDLLFLNFGAGNAFDCCQRESSADNFGNYQAYAIWGSKNAKNELTVRLDAGIYYTIRVFFNNRDYYGALSFTLMTEFSEEIVTDFSEYFFSLDDTDLGCPALIYYNTSCASVDESTILDVDYKTETEATNIIPITKTIYHIGIPCGASTTTNKCGSGFYDPLGNKCVTISTLSTSSTITASNSQKLPTTYSSHISESLSLPSTTTTKTKETTSKKNSYTSENAFFSTESKTETSSKIRPNLSSEVDYTTVVSNSDGSVLTDIVSHITTTDSDGKPTTIVTTYPSPSDDGHDRTAVVSNSDGSVLTDIVSHITTTDSDGKPTTIVTTVPLTNPSSEADYTTVVSNSDGSVLTDIVSHITTTDSDGKPTTIVTTVPLTTVPLTNPSSEADYTTVVSNSDGSVLTDIVSHITTTDSDGKPTTIVTTVPLTTVPLTNPSSEADYTTVVSNSDGSVLTDIVSHITTTDSDGKPTTIVTTVPLTTVPLTNPSSEADYTTVVSNSDGSVLTDIVSHITTTDSDGKPTTIVTTVPLTTVPLTNPSSEADYTTVVSNSDGSVLTDIVSHITTTDSDGKPTTIVTTVPLTTVPLTNPSSEADYTTVVSNSDGSVLTDIVSHITTTDSDGKPTTIVTTVPLTTVPLTNPSSEADYTTVVSNSDGSVLTDIVSHITTTDSDGKPTTIVTTVPLTTVPLTNPSSEADYTTVVSNSDGSVLTDIVSHITTTDSDGKPTTIVTTYPSPSDDGHDRTTVVSNSDGSVLTDIVSHITTTDSDGKPTTIVTTVPLTTVPLTNPSSEADYTTVVSNSDGSVLTDIVSHITTTDSDGKPTTIVTTVPLTTVPLTNPSSEADYTTVVSNSDGSVLTDIVSHITTTDSDGKPTTIVTTVPLTTVPLTNPSSEADYTTVVSNSDGSVLTDIVSHITTTDSDGKPTTIVTTVPLTTVPLTNPSSEADYTTVVSNSDGSVLTDIVSHITTTDSDGKPTTIVTTVPLTTVPLTNPSSEADYTTVVSNSDGSVLTDIVSHITTTDSDGKPTTIVTTVPLTTVPLTNPSSEADYTTVVSNSDGSVLTDIVSHITTTDSDGKPTTIVTTYPSPSDDGHDRTTVVSNSDGSVLTDIVSHITTTDSDGKPTTIVTTVPLTTVPLTNPSSEADYTTVVSNSDGSVLTDIVSHITTTDSDGKPTTIVTTVPLTTVPLTNPSSEADYTTVVSNSDGSVLTDIVSHITTTDSDGKPTTIVTTVPLTTVPLTNPSSEADYTTVVSNSDGSVLTDIVSHITTTDSDGNPTTIVTTVPLTTVPLTNPSSEADYTTVVSNSDGSVLTDIVSHITTTDSDGKPTTIVTTVPLTTVPLTNPSSEADYTTVVSNSDGSVLTDIVSHITTTDSDGKPTTIVTTVPCTTPADYTTVLTNSDGSVVTDIVSHITTTDSNGKPTTIVTTVPCTTPADYTTVLTNSDGSVVTDIVSHITTTDSNGKPTTIVTTVPSPTGSVDTTVVTNSDGSSETDIISHITTTDSDGKPTTIVTTYPSPSDDGHDRTTVVSNSDGSVLTDIVSHITTTDSDGKPTTIVTTVPLTTVPLTNPSSEADYTTVVSNSDGSVLTDIVSHITTTDSDGKPTTIVTTVPLTNPSSEADYTTVVSNSDGSVLTDIVSHITTTDSDGKPTTIVTTVPLTTVPLTNPSSEADYTTTIISDGHTITEVVSYVTTTVSDGKTITYITTMASFDQVGDGVYTSAPPYSQPPVVTTTVTEDDGSSKIVVISYFPSIGDDGVTRTGTSTISTVSVGGEADYTTTVDRGNGSTETDVISHITTTDSNGNPTTVTTTITNAPAPSISKANVGTDYTTTVVSDGYTFTEVVSHSTGADEHGHTIVSTVTQTVGGQSHGSTVSSATPVSTVSGAGSNPSGAAGVGGIVNSQKPQSQNVAGQGSGNEKPTQAAGTAGGSGSGSGSGSVHQSAGNNVPSGSLSVQTAKNTASAVSGIHGSQTPQSQPSQAQQQGQGQGQGQGQGQAPSSRQQAATTVLLSSGSSVDNFGSGFSSTQTASVLQGKGASIRVTSIGMVFSIIAVIVVGMI from the coding sequence GTTTTATATACATAATGAAGTATCTTCTCATTAATTGTTTACTATTCATGATAGTATATGCAGAAAACTCCGCTAGTTTGTCCCTGACAGAAGGCATTCTTTACTCAAATGATGCCACTAATTTCCCTCTTGGATGCGCATCTTCGGTGCCAACAACTAGGAAGGGTTTATCGATGGAAATATACTCATATGATCATCGGAAAAAGGGGTCTTCACCATGCTGGGATGCTGCATATCTAGATCCGAATTATCCTCGAACGGGTTATAAAACTCATAGACTCATATCAAAAGTCGATGGTGTTACTGGCAATATAAGTTTTCAGTTTCATGCTGCCAAGAGTTGTAAATCAGAACTTGGATATTTACCTCCTGCATATAACTATACTAAACCATTGACGTTAACAAACTTTACAATGTTATTATATGGATATTTTAAACCAAAAATAACAGGCTATCATACATTTAGCATAAAAGCAGatgatttattattcttgaaTTTTGGTGCCGGGAATGCATTTGATTGCTGTCAAAGGGAATCAAGTGCTGATAATTTTGGTAATTATCAGGCATATGCCATTTGGGGCtcaaaaaatgcaaaaaatgAGCTAACAGTGAGATTGGATGCCGGAATTTATTATACTATCAGagtatttttcaataatagaGATTATTATGGTGCTTTAAGTTTTACATTGATGACAGAATTTAGTGAAGAAATTGTTACTGACTTTTCTGAGTactttttttctcttgatGATACCGATTTAGGGTGTCCTGCCCTTATCTATTATAACACATCATGCGCCTCGGTTGATGAATCTACAATTCTTGACGTTGACTATAAAACGGAAACCGAAGCCACAAATATAATTCCGATCacaaaaacaatttatCATATAGGGATTCCATGCGGTGCGTCAACAACAACCAATAAATGTGGGTCTGGATTCTATGATCCTTTAGGAAATAAATGTGTAACGATAAGCACATTATCCACTTCATCAACTATAACGGCCTCAAATTCACAAAAATTACCTACAACTTATTCTTCGCACATTAGTGAGTCTCTGTCGTTACCTTCAACCACAACCACAAAAACGAAAGAAACAAcatctaaaaaaaatagttatACCAGTGAAAATGCATTCTTCTCCACAGAATCAAAAACGGAAACATCCTCAAAAATAAGGCCTAATTTAAGTAGCGAGGtcgactacaccaccgtggtctccaactccgacggcagcgtgctcacagacatcgtctctcacatcaccaccacggactccgacggcaagcctaccaccatcgtgacgacctacccatccccatctgatgacggccacgacagaacaGCCGTCGTctccaactccgacggcagcgtgctcacagacatcgtctcccacatcaccaccacggactccgacggcaagcctaccaccatcgtgaccaccgtcccattgaccaaccCAAGtagcgaggccgactacaccaccgtggtctccaactccgacggcagcgtgctcacagacatcgtctcccacatcaccaccacggactccgacggcaagcctaccaccatcgtgaccaccgtcccattgaccaccgtcccattgaccaaccCAAGtagcgaggccgactacaccaccgtggtctccaactccgacggcagcgtgctcacagacatcgtctcccacatcaccaccacggactccgacggcaagcctaccaccatcgtgaccaccgtcccattgaccaccgtcccattgaccaaccCAAGtagcgaggccgactacaccaccgtggtctccaactccgacggcagcgtgctcacagacatcgtctcccacatcaccaccacggactccgacggcaagcctaccaccatcgtgaccaccgtcccattgaccaccgtcccattgaccaaccCAAGtagcgaggccgactacaccaccgtggtctccaactccgacggcagcgtgctcacagacatcgtctcccacatcaccaccacggactccgacggcaagcctaccaccatcgtgaccaccgtcccattgaccaccgtcccattgaccaaccCAAGtagcgaggccgactacaccaccgtggtctccaactccgacggcagcgtgctcacagacatcgtctcccacatcaccaccacggactccgacggcaagcctaccaccatcgtgaccaccgtcccattgaccaccgtcccattgaccaaccCAAGtagcgaggccgactacaccaccgtggtctccaactccgacggcagcgtgctcacagacatcgtctcccacatcaccaccacggactccgacggcaagcctaccaccatcgtgaccaccgtcccattgaccaccgtcccattgaccaaccCAAGtagcgaggccgactacaccaccgtggtctccaactccgacggcagcgtgctcacagacatcgtctcccacatcaccaccacggactccgacggcaagcctaccaccatcgtgaccaccgtcccattgaccaccgtcccattgaccaaccCAAGtagcgaggccgactacaccaccgtggtctccaactccgacggcagcgtgctcacagacatcgtctcccacatcaccaccacggactccgacggcaagcctaccaccatcgtgacgacctacccatccccatctgatgacggccacgacagaacaaccgtcgtctccaactccgacggcagcgtgctcacagacatcgtctcccacatcaccaccacggactccgacggcaagcctaccaccatcgtgaccaccgtcccattgaccaccgtcccattgaccaaccCAAGtagcgaggccgactacaccaccgtggtctccaactccgacggcagcgtgctcacagacatcgtctcccacatcaccaccacggactccgacggcaagcctaccaccatcgtgaccaccgtcccattgaccaccgtcccattgaccaaccCAAGtagcgaggccgactacaccaccgtggtctccaactccgacggcagcgtgctcacagacatcgtctcccacatcaccaccacggactccgacggcaagcctaccaccatcgtgaccaccgtcccattgaccaccgtcccattgaccaaccCAAGtagcgaggccgactacaccaccgtggtctccaactccgacggcagcgtgctcacagacatcgtctcccacatcaccaccacggactccgacggcaagcctaccaccatcgtgaccaccgtcccattgaccaccgtcccattgaccaaccCAAGtagcgaggccgactacaccaccgtggtctccaactccgacggcagcgtgctcacagacatcgtctcccacatcaccaccacggactccgacggcaagcctaccaccatcgtgaccaccgtcccattgaccaccgtcccattgaccaaccCAAGtagcgaggccgactacaccaccgtggtctccaactccgacggcagcgtgctcacagacatcgtctcccacatcaccaccacggactccgacggcaagcctaccaccatcgtcaccaccgtcccattgaccaccgtcccattgaccaaccCAAGtagcgaggccgactacaccaccgtggtctccaactccgacggcagcgtgctcacagacatcgtctcccacatcaccaccacggactccgacggcaagcctaccaccatcgtgacgacctacccatccccatccgatgacggccacgacagaacaaccgtcgtctccaactccgacggcagcgtgctcacagacatcgtctcccacatcaccaccacggactccgacggcaagcctaccaccatcgtgaccaccgtcccattgaccaccgtcccattgaccaaccCAAGtagcgaggccgactacaccaccgtggtctccaactccgacggcagcgtgctcacagacatcgtctcccacatcaccaccacggactccgacggcaagcctaccaccatcgtcaccaccgtcccattgaccaccgtcccattgaccaaccCAAGtagcgaggccgactacaccaccgtggtctccaactccgacggcagcgtgctcacagacatcgtctcccacatcaccaccacggactccgacggcaagcctaccaccatcgtgaccaccgtcccattgaccaccgtcccattgaccaaccCAAGtagcgaggccgactacaccaccgtggtctccaactccgacggcagcgtgctcacagacatcgtctcccacatcaccaccacggactccgacggcaatcctaccaccatcgtgaccaccgtcccattgaccaccgtcccattgaccaaccCAAGtagcgaggccgactacaccaccgtggtctccaactccgacggcagcgtgctcacagacatcgtctcccacatcaccaccacggactccgacggcaagcctaccaccatcgtgaccaccgtcccattgaccaccgtcccattgaccaaccCAAGtagcgaggccgactacaccaccgtggtctccaactccgacggcagcgtgctcacagacatcgtctcccacatcaccaccacggactccgacggcaagcctaccaccatcgtcaccactgtcccatgCACCACTCctgctgactacaccactgtgTTGACaaactccgacggcagcgtggtcacagacatcgtctcccacatcaccaccaccgactccaacggcaagcctaccaccatcgtcaccactgtcccatgCACCACTCctgctgactacaccactgtgTTGACaaactccgacggcagcgtggtcacagacatcgtctcccacatcaccaccaccgactccaacggcaagcctaccaccatcgtcaccactgtcccaagcccaaccggttctgtggacaccaccgtggtcaccaactccgacggcagctccgagactgacatcatctcccacatcaccaccacggactccgacggcaagcctaccaccatcgtgacgacctacccatccccatccgatgacggccacgacagaacaaccgtcgtctccaactccgacggcagcgtgctcacagacatcgtctcccacatcaccaccacggactccgacggcaagcctaccaccatcgtgaccaccgtcccattgaccaccgtcccattgaccaaccCAAGtagcgaggccgactacaccaccgtggtctccaactccgacggcagcgtgctcacagacatcgtctcccacatcaccaccacggactccgacggcaagcctaccaccatcgtgaccaccgtcccattgaccaaccCAAGtagcgaggccgactacaccaccgtggtctccaactccgacggcagcgtgctcacagacatcgtctcccacatcaccaccacggactccgacggcaagcctaccaccatcgtgaccaccgtcccattgaccaccgtcccattgaccaaccCAAGtagcgaggccgactacaccacgacgatcaTTTCAGATGGACACACGATTACagaggttgtatcttatGTCACTACTACAGTCTCTGATGGGAAGACCATTACATACAtcaccacgatggcctccttcgatcaggtaggcgacggcgtgtacacgtctgctccaccttactcacagccaccagttgtgacaaccactgtgacggaggatGACGGCAGTAGCAAGATTGTTGTAATTTCGTACTTCCCATCTATTGGCGACGATGGAGTCACCAGGACAGGCACATCTACTATCTCCACTGTCTCTGTCGGAGGTGAagctgactacaccacaaCAGTCGACAGGGGTAATGGCAGTACCGAAACTGATGTCATTTCGCATATCACCACTACCGACTCCAATGGTAATCCTACAACAGTaaccaccacgatcaccaATGCACCTGCACCTTCGATTTCTAAAGCAAATGTGGGGACTGATTACACCACCACTGTGGTTTCGGACGGTTACACGTTcaccgaggttgtatcCCATAGCACAGGTGCTGATGAGCACGGTCACACAATTGTTTCTACAGTAACGCAAACCGTGGGTGGCCAGAGTCATGGCAGCACTGTCTCAAGTGCAACACCAGTCTCAACAGTATCCGGTGCAGGATCTAATCCATCTGGAGCAGCAGGTGTAGGTGGTATTGTCAACTCTCAGAAACCTCAGTCACAAAATGTGGCTGGCCAAGGGTCTGGCAACGAAAAACCAACACAAGCTGCTGGCACAGCCGGTGgtagtggctctggttctggCTCTGGGTCAGTGCACCAATCGGCAGGCAATAATGTACCATCTGGATCTTTATCTGTTCAGACTGCAAAGAATACAGCATCTGCAGTCAGTGGTATTCATGGTAGCCAAACACCACAGTCTCAGCCTTCACAAGCTCAAcaacaaggacaaggacaaggacaaggacaaggacaaggacaagcACCATCATCACGTCAACAGGCAGCCACGACTGTTCTATTATCATCTGGTTCCTCTGTTGACAACTTCGGCAGTGGATTCAGCAGCACACAGACAGCATCTGTCCTACAGGGTAAGGGTGCTTCAATTAGAGTCACTTCAATTGGTATGGTATTCTCCATTATTGCAGTAATAGTTGTTGGTATGATCTAA